One genomic segment of Centropristis striata isolate RG_2023a ecotype Rhode Island chromosome 13, C.striata_1.0, whole genome shotgun sequence includes these proteins:
- the LOC131983619 gene encoding immunoglobulin lambda-1 light chain-like: MLGTLCTLITALTCVSGVTLVTQKPPVVSVRKGETATMDCNSAIDGPRWYKQIPGGVPQFILNYFHSFSSPQYGSGFSSPKFTPTYQSTVDYRLTIANVEEGDSAVYYCATWDSSAKEVVFGQGTKLIVTSSSLPRPVLTLFPPSSAELQSNKASLVCLSILPRESKGFADVSWLVGGSPVSSGISTSTAVHKPDQTFQISSYLSVQTSDWNMDKVYTCKVSLGSQTSEENIKKSDCPTEQ, from the exons GTGTGAGTGGTGTGACGCTGGTGACACAGAAGCCTCCTGTTGTGTCAGtgaggaaaggagagacagcCACCATGGACTGTAACTCTGCTATAGATGGACCTCGTTGGTACAAACAGATTCCTGGAGGAGTTCCTCAGTTTATACTGAattattttcacagctttagCTCTCCCCAGTATGGCTCTGGTTTCTCTTCTCCCAAATTCACACCTACTTATCAGTCAACAGTAGATTATCGTTTGACTATCGCCAATGTGGAGGAGGGAGACTCAGCAGTCTATTACTGTGCTACATGGGACAGCTCTGCTAAGGAG GTGGTATTCGGACAAGGAACCAAGCTGATTGTGACAA gctcCAGCCTCCCTCGTCCTGTCCTGACTCTCTTCCCTCCGTCCAGTGCTGAGCTCCAGTCCAACAAAGCCTCTCTGGTCTGTCTGTCCATTTTACCCAGAGAGTCTAAGGGTTTTGCAGATGTGagctggttggttggtgggaGTCCAGTGAGCAGTGGGATCTCTACCAGCACCGCTGTTCACAAACCAGACCAGACTTTCCAAATCAGCAGCTATCTGTCCGTCCAGACGTCAGACTGGAACATGGATAAGGTTTACACATGTAAAGTGTCTTTGGGCTCCCAGACTTCAGAGGAAAACATCAAAAAGTCAGACTGTCCCACTGAACAATAG